In the Serinus canaria isolate serCan28SL12 chromosome 22, serCan2020, whole genome shotgun sequence genome, one interval contains:
- the DUSP11 gene encoding RNA/RNP complex-1-interacting phosphatase isoform X3: protein MAGRGSCRVPERWTEYTPLGRRMPGTRFVAFKVPLKKSFEQNLLPEERFSPRDLIRKVQERKEELGLIIDLTYTTRYYGREELPPTLRYCKILTMGHEIPNRKTFVRFRYLVRGFLMTNKDNDKLIGVHCTHGLNRTGYLVCRYLIEVEGMEPNAAIELFNTSRGHPMERPNYIRDLQRRAPSSCELKSLGSDLRKEGSAPGKAQKQLVKHPQPPLAVPRSSSSARQGQGQQEKLESLEERKQKKVKHLEQNHLEERKQKKLKQLETEHLEQRKQKKQNNLEQEHLEMEHQEMEHLEQRKQKEKNHQEQRKQKKLKHVEVEHQEQRKQRKLEHLEMEHLEERKQKKQKHQEQNHLEQNHLEMEHLEERKQKKQNHLELEHVEERKQKKQKHLEQKRKNDLEQNHQEMEHQGERKQKEQNQLEQRKQRKLEHLEQNHLEMEHLEERKKKKQKHLEQNDLEQNHVEERKQKKLEHQEQRKQNKPEHLERNHLEMEHQEQRKKKKQKHLEQEKPEHLEQEQRKQKKPEHLEQNYLEVEHQEQRKKKQKHLEQEKPEHLEQNHQEMEHQEQRKKKKQKHLEQRKQNHLEQNHLEVEHEGQRKKKQKHLEQEKPEHLEQEQRKQKKMELQEQEYLEQRKQKKPEHLEQRKQKKQEHLEQEHQEQRKQKKLRKRQQKKQNGLEQNDLAQNGLEQNDLEQNDLEQSLQEQGPPELPCPVPPRNCCPSPPPKRKRKKQQQELPRAGFNLFYSDF from the exons ATGGCGGGCCGGGGGTCCTGCCGCGTCCCGGAGCG GTGGACAGAGTACACCCCCCTGGGCCGCAGGATGCCCGGCACGCGCTTCGTGGCCTTCAAGGTGCCCCTGAAGAAG AGCTTTGAGCAGAacctgctgccagaggagagATTCTCCCCTCGGGACCTCATCAGGAAggtgcaggagaggaaggaggagctggggctgatcATCGACCTGACCTACACCACGCGCTACTACGGCCGGGAG gagctgccccccACGCTGCGCTACTGCAAGATCCTGACCATGGGCCACGAGATCCCCAACAGAAAAACCTTTGTGAGGTTCAGGTACCTGGTGAGAGGGTTCCTGATGACCAACAAGGACAACG ATAAACTCATCGGGGTGCACTGCACACACGGCCTGAACAGGACTGGCTACCTGGTCTGCAG gTACCTGATTGAGGTTGAAGGCATGGAGCCAAATGCTGCCATAGAAT tgtTCAACACATCTCGGGGGCACCCCATGGAGAGACCCAACTACATCAGGGACCTGCAGAGGAGAGCCCCGAG CAGCTGTGAGCTGAAGAGTCTGGGCTCAGATCTGAGGAAGGAaggcagtgccccaggcaaGGCCCAGAAGCAGCTGGTGaagcacccccagccccccctggcagtgcccag gagcagcagcagtgccaggcaggggcagggacagcaggaaaagctggagagtctggaggagaggaagcagaaaaaggtGAAACATCTGGAACAGAATcacctggaggagaggaagcagaaaaag ctgaaacagctggagacagagcatttggagcagaggaagcagaagaaGCAAAATAATCTGGAGCAGGAGCATCTGGAAATGGAGCATCAGGAAATGGAAcatctggagcagaggaagcagaaggagaagaatcatcaggagcagaggaagcagaaaaagctgaaacacGTGGAGGTGGAGcatcaggagcagaggaagcagagaaaactgGAACATCTGGAGATGGAACAtctggaggagaggaaacagaaaaagcagaaacatcaGGAACAGAATCATCTGGAGCAGAACCATCTGGAAATGGAACATctggaggagaggaagcagaaaaagcaaaatcatctggagctggagcacgtggaggagaggaagcagaagaaacagaaacatctggagcagaagaggaagaatgATCTGGAGCAGAATCATCAGGAAATGGAGCATCAGGgggagaggaagcagaaggagcagaatcagctggagcagaggaagcagagaaagCTGGAGCATCTGGAGCAGAACCATCTGGAGATGGAGCacctggaggagaggaaaaagaagaaacagaaacatctgGAGCAGAATGATCTGGAGCAGAATCATGTGgaggagaggaagcagaaaaagctggagcatcaggagcagagaaagcagaacaaGCCAGAACATCTGGAGCGGAACCATCTGGAGATGGAGcatcaggagcagaggaaaaagaagaaacagaaacatctggagcaggaaaagccagaacatctggagcaggagcagaggaagcagaaaaagccaGAACATCTGGAGCAGAATTATCTGGAGGTAGAGcatcaggagcagaggaaaaagaaacagaaacacctggagcaggaaaagccagAACATCTGGAGCAGAACCATCAGGAGATGGAGcatcaggagcagaggaaaaagaagaaacagaaacatctggagcagaggaaacagAATCATCTGGAACAGAATCATCTGGAGGTGGAGCATGAggggcagaggaagaagaaacagaaacacctggagcaggaaaagccagaacatctggagcaggagcagaggaagcagaagaagatggagctccaggagcaggagtaTCTTGagcaaaggaagcagaaaaagccGGAAcatctggagcagaggaaacagaagaaacaggaacatctggagcaggagcatcaggagcagaggaagcagaagaaGCTGCGTAAGAGgcagcagaagaagcagaatGGTCTGGAACAGAATGATCTGGCACAGAATGGTCTGGAACAGAATGATCTGGAACAGAATGATCTGGAACAGAGCCTTCAGGAGCAGGGGCCCCCGGAGCTGCCCTGCCCCGTGCCCCCCAGGAACTgctgtccctccccaccccccaagaggaagaggaagaagcagcagcaggagctgccccgggctggttttaatcttttttattccgatttttaa
- the DUSP11 gene encoding RNA/RNP complex-1-interacting phosphatase isoform X4: protein MAGRGSCRVPERWTEYTPLGRRMPGTRFVAFKVPLKKSFEQNLLPEERFSPRDLIRKVQERKEELGLIIDLTYTTRYYGREELPPTLRYCKILTMGHEIPNRKTFVRFRYLVRGFLMTNKDNDKLIGVHCTHGLNRTGYLVCRYLIEVEGMEPNAAIELFNTSRGHPMERPNYIRDLQRRAPSSCELKSLGSDLRKEGSAPGKAQKQLVKHPQPPLAVPRSSSSARQGQGQQEKLESLEERKQKKVKHLEQNHLEERKQKKVKHLEQNHLEERKQKKMEQQEQRKQKKQNHQEQNHLEIEHLEERKKKKLKQLETEHLEQRKQKKQNNLEQEHLEMEHQEMEHLEQRKQKEKNHQEQRKQKKLKHVEVEHQEQRKQRKLEHLEMEHLEERKQKKQKHQEQNHLEQNHLEMEHLEERKQKKQNHLELEHVEERKQKKQKHLEQKRKNDLEQNHQEMEHQGERKQKEQNQLEQRKQRKLEHLEQNHLEMEHLEERKKKKQKHLEQNDLEQNHVEERKQKKLEHQEQRKQNKPEHLERNHLEMEHQEQRKKKKQKHLEQEKPEHLEQEQRKQKKPEHLEQNYLEVEHQEQRKKKQKHLEQEKPEHLEQNHQEMEHQEQRKKKKQKHLEQRKQNHLEQNHLEVEHEGQRKKKQKHLEQEKPEHLEQEQRKQKKMELQEQEYLEQRKQKKPEHLEQRKQKKQEHLEQEHQEQRKQKKLRKRQQKKQNGLEQNDLAQNGLEQNDLEQNDLEQSLQEQGPPELPCPVPPRNCCPSPPPKRKRKKQQQELPRAGFNLFYSDF from the exons ATGGCGGGCCGGGGGTCCTGCCGCGTCCCGGAGCG GTGGACAGAGTACACCCCCCTGGGCCGCAGGATGCCCGGCACGCGCTTCGTGGCCTTCAAGGTGCCCCTGAAGAAG AGCTTTGAGCAGAacctgctgccagaggagagATTCTCCCCTCGGGACCTCATCAGGAAggtgcaggagaggaaggaggagctggggctgatcATCGACCTGACCTACACCACGCGCTACTACGGCCGGGAG gagctgccccccACGCTGCGCTACTGCAAGATCCTGACCATGGGCCACGAGATCCCCAACAGAAAAACCTTTGTGAGGTTCAGGTACCTGGTGAGAGGGTTCCTGATGACCAACAAGGACAACG ATAAACTCATCGGGGTGCACTGCACACACGGCCTGAACAGGACTGGCTACCTGGTCTGCAG gTACCTGATTGAGGTTGAAGGCATGGAGCCAAATGCTGCCATAGAAT tgtTCAACACATCTCGGGGGCACCCCATGGAGAGACCCAACTACATCAGGGACCTGCAGAGGAGAGCCCCGAG CAGCTGTGAGCTGAAGAGTCTGGGCTCAGATCTGAGGAAGGAaggcagtgccccaggcaaGGCCCAGAAGCAGCTGGTGaagcacccccagccccccctggcagtgcccag gagcagcagcagtgccaggcaggggcagggacagcaggaaaagctggagagtctggaggagaggaagcagaaaaaggtGAAACATCTGGAACAGAATcacctggaggagaggaagcagaaaaaggtGAAACATCTGGAACAGAATcacctggaggagaggaagcagaagaaaatggaacagcaggagcagaggaagcagaaaaagcagaaccATCAGGAGCAGAATCACCTGGAGATAGAGCatctggaggagaggaagaagaaaaagctgaaacagctggagacagagcatttggagcagaggaagcagaagaaGCAAAATAATCTGGAGCAGGAGCATCTGGAAATGGAGCATCAGGAAATGGAAcatctggagcagaggaagcagaaggagaagaatcatcaggagcagaggaagcagaaaaagctgaaacacGTGGAGGTGGAGcatcaggagcagaggaagcagagaaaactgGAACATCTGGAGATGGAACAtctggaggagaggaaacagaaaaagcagaaacatcaGGAACAGAATCATCTGGAGCAGAACCATCTGGAAATGGAACATctggaggagaggaagcagaaaaagcaaaatcatctggagctggagcacgtggaggagaggaagcagaagaaacagaaacatctggagcagaagaggaagaatgATCTGGAGCAGAATCATCAGGAAATGGAGCATCAGGgggagaggaagcagaaggagcagaatcagctggagcagaggaagcagagaaagCTGGAGCATCTGGAGCAGAACCATCTGGAGATGGAGCacctggaggagaggaaaaagaagaaacagaaacatctgGAGCAGAATGATCTGGAGCAGAATCATGTGgaggagaggaagcagaaaaagctggagcatcaggagcagagaaagcagaacaaGCCAGAACATCTGGAGCGGAACCATCTGGAGATGGAGcatcaggagcagaggaaaaagaagaaacagaaacatctggagcaggaaaagccagaacatctggagcaggagcagaggaagcagaaaaagccaGAACATCTGGAGCAGAATTATCTGGAGGTAGAGcatcaggagcagaggaaaaagaaacagaaacacctggagcaggaaaagccagAACATCTGGAGCAGAACCATCAGGAGATGGAGcatcaggagcagaggaaaaagaagaaacagaaacatctggagcagaggaaacagAATCATCTGGAACAGAATCATCTGGAGGTGGAGCATGAggggcagaggaagaagaaacagaaacacctggagcaggaaaagccagaacatctggagcaggagcagaggaagcagaagaagatggagctccaggagcaggagtaTCTTGagcaaaggaagcagaaaaagccGGAAcatctggagcagaggaaacagaagaaacaggaacatctggagcaggagcatcaggagcagaggaagcagaagaaGCTGCGTAAGAGgcagcagaagaagcagaatGGTCTGGAACAGAATGATCTGGCACAGAATGGTCTGGAACAGAATGATCTGGAACAGAATGATCTGGAACAGAGCCTTCAGGAGCAGGGGCCCCCGGAGCTGCCCTGCCCCGTGCCCCCCAGGAACTgctgtccctccccaccccccaagaggaagaggaagaagcagcagcaggagctgccccgggctggttttaatcttttttattccgatttttaa
- the DUSP11 gene encoding RNA/RNP complex-1-interacting phosphatase isoform X2, giving the protein MAGRGSCRVPERWTEYTPLGRRMPGTRFVAFKVPLKKSFEQNLLPEERFSPRDLIRKVQERKEELGLIIDLTYTTRYYGREELPPTLRYCKILTMGHEIPNRKTFVRFRYLVRGFLMTNKDNDKLIGVHCTHGLNRTGYLVCRYLIEVEGMEPNAAIELFNTSRGHPMERPNYIRDLQRRAPSSCELKSLGSDLRKEGSAPGKAQKQLVKHPQPPLAVPRSSSSARQGQGQQEKLESLEERKQKHLEQNHLEERKQKKMEQQEQRKQKKQNHQEQNHLEIEHLEERKKKKLKQLETEHLEQRKQKKQNNLEQEHLEMEHQEMEHLEQRKQKEKNHQEQRKQKKLKHVEVEHQEQRKQRKLEHLEMEHLEERKQKKQKHQEQNHLEQNHLEMEHLEERKQKKQNHLELEHVEERKQKKQKHLEQKRKNDLEQNHQEMEHQGERKQKEQNQLEQRKQRKLEHLEQNHLEMEHLEERKKKKQKHLEQNDLEQNHVEERKQKKLEHQEQRKQNKPEHLERNHLEMEHQEQRKKKKQKHLEQEKPEHLEQEQRKQKKPEHLEQNYLEVEHQEQRKKKQKHLEQEKPEHLEQNHQEMEHQEQRKKKKQKHLEQRKQNHLEQNHLEVEHEGQRKKKQKHLEQEKPEHLEQEQRKQKKMELQEQEYLEQRKQKKPEHLEQRKQKKQEHLEQEHQEQRKQKKLRKRQQKKQNGLEQNDLAQNGLEQNDLEQNDLEQSLQEQGPPELPCPVPPRNCCPSPPPKRKRKKQQQELPRAGFNLFYSDF; this is encoded by the exons ATGGCGGGCCGGGGGTCCTGCCGCGTCCCGGAGCG GTGGACAGAGTACACCCCCCTGGGCCGCAGGATGCCCGGCACGCGCTTCGTGGCCTTCAAGGTGCCCCTGAAGAAG AGCTTTGAGCAGAacctgctgccagaggagagATTCTCCCCTCGGGACCTCATCAGGAAggtgcaggagaggaaggaggagctggggctgatcATCGACCTGACCTACACCACGCGCTACTACGGCCGGGAG gagctgccccccACGCTGCGCTACTGCAAGATCCTGACCATGGGCCACGAGATCCCCAACAGAAAAACCTTTGTGAGGTTCAGGTACCTGGTGAGAGGGTTCCTGATGACCAACAAGGACAACG ATAAACTCATCGGGGTGCACTGCACACACGGCCTGAACAGGACTGGCTACCTGGTCTGCAG gTACCTGATTGAGGTTGAAGGCATGGAGCCAAATGCTGCCATAGAAT tgtTCAACACATCTCGGGGGCACCCCATGGAGAGACCCAACTACATCAGGGACCTGCAGAGGAGAGCCCCGAG CAGCTGTGAGCTGAAGAGTCTGGGCTCAGATCTGAGGAAGGAaggcagtgccccaggcaaGGCCCAGAAGCAGCTGGTGaagcacccccagccccccctggcagtgcccag gagcagcagcagtgccaggcaggggcagggacagcaggaaaagctggagagtctggaggagaggaagca GAAACATCTGGAACAGAATcacctggaggagaggaagcagaagaaaatggaacagcaggagcagaggaagcagaaaaagcagaaccATCAGGAGCAGAATCACCTGGAGATAGAGCatctggaggagaggaagaagaaaaagctgaaacagctggagacagagcatttggagcagaggaagcagaagaaGCAAAATAATCTGGAGCAGGAGCATCTGGAAATGGAGCATCAGGAAATGGAAcatctggagcagaggaagcagaaggagaagaatcatcaggagcagaggaagcagaaaaagctgaaacacGTGGAGGTGGAGcatcaggagcagaggaagcagagaaaactgGAACATCTGGAGATGGAACAtctggaggagaggaaacagaaaaagcagaaacatcaGGAACAGAATCATCTGGAGCAGAACCATCTGGAAATGGAACATctggaggagaggaagcagaaaaagcaaaatcatctggagctggagcacgtggaggagaggaagcagaagaaacagaaacatctggagcagaagaggaagaatgATCTGGAGCAGAATCATCAGGAAATGGAGCATCAGGgggagaggaagcagaaggagcagaatcagctggagcagaggaagcagagaaagCTGGAGCATCTGGAGCAGAACCATCTGGAGATGGAGCacctggaggagaggaaaaagaagaaacagaaacatctgGAGCAGAATGATCTGGAGCAGAATCATGTGgaggagaggaagcagaaaaagctggagcatcaggagcagagaaagcagaacaaGCCAGAACATCTGGAGCGGAACCATCTGGAGATGGAGcatcaggagcagaggaaaaagaagaaacagaaacatctggagcaggaaaagccagaacatctggagcaggagcagaggaagcagaaaaagccaGAACATCTGGAGCAGAATTATCTGGAGGTAGAGcatcaggagcagaggaaaaagaaacagaaacacctggagcaggaaaagccagAACATCTGGAGCAGAACCATCAGGAGATGGAGcatcaggagcagaggaaaaagaagaaacagaaacatctggagcagaggaaacagAATCATCTGGAACAGAATCATCTGGAGGTGGAGCATGAggggcagaggaagaagaaacagaaacacctggagcaggaaaagccagaacatctggagcaggagcagaggaagcagaagaagatggagctccaggagcaggagtaTCTTGagcaaaggaagcagaaaaagccGGAAcatctggagcagaggaaacagaagaaacaggaacatctggagcaggagcatcaggagcagaggaagcagaagaaGCTGCGTAAGAGgcagcagaagaagcagaatGGTCTGGAACAGAATGATCTGGCACAGAATGGTCTGGAACAGAATGATCTGGAACAGAATGATCTGGAACAGAGCCTTCAGGAGCAGGGGCCCCCGGAGCTGCCCTGCCCCGTGCCCCCCAGGAACTgctgtccctccccaccccccaagaggaagaggaagaagcagcagcaggagctgccccgggctggttttaatcttttttattccgatttttaa
- the DUSP11 gene encoding RNA/RNP complex-1-interacting phosphatase isoform X1 yields the protein MAGRGSCRVPERWTEYTPLGRRMPGTRFVAFKVPLKKSFEQNLLPEERFSPRDLIRKVQERKEELGLIIDLTYTTRYYGREELPPTLRYCKILTMGHEIPNRKTFVRFRYLVRGFLMTNKDNDKLIGVHCTHGLNRTGYLVCRYLIEVEGMEPNAAIELFNTSRGHPMERPNYIRDLQRRAPSCELKSLGSDLRKEGSAPGKAQKQLVKHPQPPLAVPRSSSSARQGQGQQEKLESLEERKQKKVKHLEQNHLEERKQKKVKHLEQNHLEERKQKKMEQQEQRKQKKQNHQEQNHLEIEHLEERKKKKLKQLETEHLEQRKQKKQNNLEQEHLEMEHQEMEHLEQRKQKEKNHQEQRKQKKLKHVEVEHQEQRKQRKLEHLEMEHLEERKQKKQKHQEQNHLEQNHLEMEHLEERKQKKQNHLELEHVEERKQKKQKHLEQKRKNDLEQNHQEMEHQGERKQKEQNQLEQRKQRKLEHLEQNHLEMEHLEERKKKKQKHLEQNDLEQNHVEERKQKKLEHQEQRKQNKPEHLERNHLEMEHQEQRKKKKQKHLEQEKPEHLEQEQRKQKKPEHLEQNYLEVEHQEQRKKKQKHLEQEKPEHLEQNHQEMEHQEQRKKKKQKHLEQRKQNHLEQNHLEVEHEGQRKKKQKHLEQEKPEHLEQEQRKQKKMELQEQEYLEQRKQKKPEHLEQRKQKKQEHLEQEHQEQRKQKKLRKRQQKKQNGLEQNDLAQNGLEQNDLEQNDLEQSLQEQGPPELPCPVPPRNCCPSPPPKRKRKKQQQELPRAGFNLFYSDF from the exons ATGGCGGGCCGGGGGTCCTGCCGCGTCCCGGAGCG GTGGACAGAGTACACCCCCCTGGGCCGCAGGATGCCCGGCACGCGCTTCGTGGCCTTCAAGGTGCCCCTGAAGAAG AGCTTTGAGCAGAacctgctgccagaggagagATTCTCCCCTCGGGACCTCATCAGGAAggtgcaggagaggaaggaggagctggggctgatcATCGACCTGACCTACACCACGCGCTACTACGGCCGGGAG gagctgccccccACGCTGCGCTACTGCAAGATCCTGACCATGGGCCACGAGATCCCCAACAGAAAAACCTTTGTGAGGTTCAGGTACCTGGTGAGAGGGTTCCTGATGACCAACAAGGACAACG ATAAACTCATCGGGGTGCACTGCACACACGGCCTGAACAGGACTGGCTACCTGGTCTGCAG gTACCTGATTGAGGTTGAAGGCATGGAGCCAAATGCTGCCATAGAAT tgtTCAACACATCTCGGGGGCACCCCATGGAGAGACCCAACTACATCAGGGACCTGCAGAGGAGAGCCCCGAG CTGTGAGCTGAAGAGTCTGGGCTCAGATCTGAGGAAGGAaggcagtgccccaggcaaGGCCCAGAAGCAGCTGGTGaagcacccccagccccccctggcagtgcccag gagcagcagcagtgccaggcaggggcagggacagcaggaaaagctggagagtctggaggagaggaagcagaaaaaggtGAAACATCTGGAACAGAATcacctggaggagaggaagcagaaaaaggtGAAACATCTGGAACAGAATcacctggaggagaggaagcagaagaaaatggaacagcaggagcagaggaagcagaaaaagcagaaccATCAGGAGCAGAATCACCTGGAGATAGAGCatctggaggagaggaagaagaaaaagctgaaacagctggagacagagcatttggagcagaggaagcagaagaaGCAAAATAATCTGGAGCAGGAGCATCTGGAAATGGAGCATCAGGAAATGGAAcatctggagcagaggaagcagaaggagaagaatcatcaggagcagaggaagcagaaaaagctgaaacacGTGGAGGTGGAGcatcaggagcagaggaagcagagaaaactgGAACATCTGGAGATGGAACAtctggaggagaggaaacagaaaaagcagaaacatcaGGAACAGAATCATCTGGAGCAGAACCATCTGGAAATGGAACATctggaggagaggaagcagaaaaagcaaaatcatctggagctggagcacgtggaggagaggaagcagaagaaacagaaacatctggagcagaagaggaagaatgATCTGGAGCAGAATCATCAGGAAATGGAGCATCAGGgggagaggaagcagaaggagcagaatcagctggagcagaggaagcagagaaagCTGGAGCATCTGGAGCAGAACCATCTGGAGATGGAGCacctggaggagaggaaaaagaagaaacagaaacatctgGAGCAGAATGATCTGGAGCAGAATCATGTGgaggagaggaagcagaaaaagctggagcatcaggagcagagaaagcagaacaaGCCAGAACATCTGGAGCGGAACCATCTGGAGATGGAGcatcaggagcagaggaaaaagaagaaacagaaacatctggagcaggaaaagccagaacatctggagcaggagcagaggaagcagaaaaagccaGAACATCTGGAGCAGAATTATCTGGAGGTAGAGcatcaggagcagaggaaaaagaaacagaaacacctggagcaggaaaagccagAACATCTGGAGCAGAACCATCAGGAGATGGAGcatcaggagcagaggaaaaagaagaaacagaaacatctggagcagaggaaacagAATCATCTGGAACAGAATCATCTGGAGGTGGAGCATGAggggcagaggaagaagaaacagaaacacctggagcaggaaaagccagaacatctggagcaggagcagaggaagcagaagaagatggagctccaggagcaggagtaTCTTGagcaaaggaagcagaaaaagccGGAAcatctggagcagaggaaacagaagaaacaggaacatctggagcaggagcatcaggagcagaggaagcagaagaaGCTGCGTAAGAGgcagcagaagaagcagaatGGTCTGGAACAGAATGATCTGGCACAGAATGGTCTGGAACAGAATGATCTGGAACAGAATGATCTGGAACAGAGCCTTCAGGAGCAGGGGCCCCCGGAGCTGCCCTGCCCCGTGCCCCCCAGGAACTgctgtccctccccaccccccaagaggaagaggaagaagcagcagcaggagctgccccgggctggttttaatcttttttattccgatttttaa